One window from the genome of Planctomicrobium piriforme encodes:
- a CDS encoding class I SAM-dependent methyltransferase — MVSEFAPEKRFTDRVAQYVQHRPSYPPEVFEILQAEFGPATGTQVADVGAGTGIFSKLLLEHGYQVTAVEPNDAMRTAAEELLADRPGFASSSGTAEATGLPDDSVDLVTAAQAFHWFDVPRARTEFARILRSPGNVLLIWNDRDRVGNPFLAEYDQLLLELGTDYAALSKKMDAMLASLPEFFDPGTYRRQVVTSFQDFDFPQFVGRVLSSSYIPGPDHLRHPEVLAALKRLFNQHNRQGIVTFEYQVTMHLGQVT; from the coding sequence ATGGTTAGCGAGTTCGCACCTGAGAAACGCTTTACCGACCGCGTCGCGCAATACGTCCAGCACCGGCCCAGCTATCCGCCCGAGGTCTTCGAGATACTACAGGCGGAGTTCGGCCCGGCGACGGGAACTCAAGTGGCCGACGTCGGGGCCGGAACGGGGATCTTTTCGAAGCTACTGCTGGAACACGGCTATCAGGTGACGGCCGTTGAACCGAACGACGCCATGCGAACGGCCGCCGAAGAGCTGCTGGCCGATCGACCCGGCTTCGCCAGCAGCTCAGGCACGGCCGAAGCAACCGGCCTGCCCGATGATTCCGTCGACCTGGTGACGGCGGCACAGGCGTTCCACTGGTTTGATGTCCCGCGTGCCCGAACGGAGTTCGCGAGGATTCTGCGTTCGCCGGGGAACGTGCTGCTGATCTGGAACGACCGCGACCGCGTGGGGAACCCGTTCCTCGCGGAGTACGACCAACTGTTGCTGGAACTCGGCACCGACTACGCCGCACTTTCGAAAAAGATGGACGCGATGCTGGCAAGCTTGCCGGAATTCTTCGACCCGGGCACCTACCGCCGCCAAGTGGTGACGAGCTTTCAGGACTTCGACTTCCCGCAGTTCGTCGGTCGGGTGCTGTCTTCCTCCTACATCCCCGGTCCCGACCATCTCCGCCACCCGGAAGTCCTCGCCGCCCTCAAGCGTTTGTTCAACCAGCACAACCGCCAGGGAATCGTGACATTCGAATACCAGGTGACAATGCACCTGGGGCAAGTGACGTGA
- a CDS encoding FdhF/YdeP family oxidoreductase: MEPSNYRPEPKPDEPTPETPETQLSLKSEHGPVQFEHPEHPLHLKQHAPEKKATGLPAVLNSFYYSWSEAGLIRGTLPLLQLNQKNGFDCPGCAWPDPDGKRSAFDFCENGAKAVAHESDQRRLTADFFAKNSIAHLSRESDYWLEQQGRLTEPMVLRPGATHYKPISWDDAFALIAEELNGLDSPNEAAFYTSGKATNEAAFAYQLFVRQFGTNNLPDCSNMCHESSGAALSKVFGFGKGTVKLEDFKEAELVFVVGQNPGTNHPRQLTALQESKRHGARIISVNPLPETGLMSFMNPQEPSGMLGIATKLTDLFLQVKINGDVPLFKGLLKRLVEWEDEQPGSTLNWDYIHKHTTGIDELLADVRTANWDDIVAGSGISRDQIETAASWVKQSERIIICWCLGVTQHRNGTQNVQEMMNLLMLKGSIAKPGAGPCCVRGHSNVQGDRTMGVWERPKAEFLDKLAKAFSFEPPREHGADSQKTVLAMHEGRVKVLVSLGGNFLMALSDTRFTAEALQKTRLTVRIGTKLNRADLVTGRQSLILPCLGRTEEDLRPATPTQPARVQFTSTENSMGVVQWSTGRFAPASTELLGEPDIICRMANAVLGTRTTIDWLAWADEYDNIRDGIAKVIPGCENYNRDVRLPGGFYLPNPPRENRYPTPTGKALFTVNPLPRHQLQPGQLAMTTVRSHDQFNTTIYGLHDRYRGLHYERRVVMMHADDIKDRGLKPLQKVDVTSHFEDQQRTAHSFVVVEYPIPRGNAAMYYPEANVLIPIGSTDSVSNCPTFKHTVITVAPAKTVEL, translated from the coding sequence ATGGAACCGAGCAATTATCGACCTGAGCCGAAGCCAGATGAGCCAACTCCCGAGACTCCCGAGACTCAACTCTCATTGAAGAGTGAGCATGGTCCGGTGCAGTTTGAGCATCCCGAGCACCCGCTTCATCTCAAGCAGCATGCGCCAGAGAAGAAGGCGACAGGGCTGCCGGCGGTGCTGAACAGCTTTTATTACTCATGGTCCGAAGCCGGCCTGATTCGCGGGACGTTGCCGTTGTTGCAACTCAACCAGAAGAACGGGTTCGACTGTCCCGGCTGCGCCTGGCCGGACCCCGACGGGAAAAGGTCGGCCTTTGACTTCTGCGAGAATGGCGCGAAAGCGGTCGCTCATGAGTCGGACCAGCGGCGGCTCACGGCCGACTTCTTTGCGAAAAATTCGATCGCACATCTGTCGCGGGAATCCGACTACTGGCTCGAACAGCAGGGCCGCCTGACTGAGCCGATGGTTCTTCGACCTGGCGCGACGCACTACAAGCCGATTTCCTGGGATGACGCCTTCGCGTTGATCGCCGAAGAACTCAACGGCCTCGACTCTCCGAACGAAGCCGCATTTTATACGTCCGGCAAAGCGACCAACGAAGCCGCGTTCGCCTATCAATTGTTCGTCCGGCAGTTTGGCACGAATAACCTGCCCGACTGCTCAAATATGTGTCACGAGTCGAGCGGCGCGGCGCTCTCGAAAGTGTTCGGCTTCGGCAAGGGGACCGTCAAACTCGAAGACTTCAAAGAGGCCGAGCTGGTCTTCGTTGTCGGCCAGAACCCAGGCACCAATCATCCCCGCCAACTGACCGCCTTGCAGGAATCAAAACGGCACGGTGCAAGGATCATTTCCGTCAATCCCCTCCCTGAGACGGGGTTGATGTCATTCATGAACCCGCAAGAACCATCTGGCATGCTGGGGATCGCCACCAAGCTGACCGATCTGTTCCTGCAGGTGAAGATCAACGGCGACGTACCGTTGTTCAAAGGACTACTAAAACGCCTGGTCGAATGGGAAGACGAACAACCCGGCTCGACCCTCAACTGGGACTATATCCACAAACACACGACTGGCATTGATGAACTGCTGGCCGACGTTCGCACTGCCAACTGGGACGACATTGTCGCCGGTTCCGGCATTTCTCGCGACCAGATCGAAACGGCCGCCAGTTGGGTGAAACAGTCAGAGCGAATCATCATCTGCTGGTGCCTCGGTGTGACGCAGCATCGTAACGGCACCCAAAACGTGCAGGAAATGATGAACCTGCTCATGCTAAAAGGTTCAATCGCCAAGCCAGGAGCAGGCCCGTGCTGCGTACGAGGACATTCCAACGTGCAGGGAGACCGCACGATGGGGGTCTGGGAACGTCCCAAGGCCGAGTTCCTCGATAAGCTCGCTAAAGCCTTCAGCTTCGAGCCGCCGCGCGAACATGGCGCCGACTCCCAGAAGACCGTTCTTGCCATGCACGAAGGCCGGGTGAAAGTGCTGGTGTCATTGGGGGGCAACTTTCTGATGGCCCTCTCTGACACCCGATTCACTGCCGAAGCCCTGCAGAAAACCCGGCTCACCGTCCGCATTGGCACCAAGCTGAATCGGGCCGATCTGGTCACAGGGCGGCAATCATTGATTCTCCCCTGCCTGGGCCGTACCGAGGAAGACCTGCGTCCCGCCACGCCCACGCAGCCGGCGCGAGTGCAGTTCACCAGTACCGAGAACTCCATGGGGGTTGTGCAGTGGTCGACCGGCCGCTTCGCGCCGGCGTCCACCGAACTACTGGGAGAACCGGATATCATTTGCCGCATGGCGAACGCAGTGCTCGGCACTCGAACCACCATCGACTGGCTGGCCTGGGCCGATGAGTACGACAACATTCGCGACGGCATCGCCAAGGTCATTCCCGGCTGTGAAAACTACAACCGCGATGTGCGGCTGCCGGGCGGCTTCTACCTCCCCAATCCGCCCCGCGAGAATCGCTACCCGACGCCGACCGGCAAGGCGCTCTTCACTGTTAATCCTCTGCCGCGGCATCAATTGCAACCCGGTCAACTGGCGATGACCACGGTTCGCAGCCACGATCAGTTCAATACGACGATCTATGGTCTGCACGACCGCTATCGCGGGCTCCACTACGAACGCCGCGTCGTCATGATGCACGCCGACGACATCAAAGATCGCGGACTGAAGCCCCTGCAAAAGGTGGATGTCACCAGCCATTTCGAAGACCAGCAACGCACGGCGCACAGCTTTGTGGTGGTTGAGTACCCCATTCCTCGAGGGAACGCGGCAATGTACTACCCTGAAGCGAACGTCCTCATCCCGATCGGCAGCACCGACTCCGTCAGCAACTGCCCGACCTTCAAACATACGGTCATCACCGTGGCGCCGGCGAAGACTGTTGAACTCTGA
- the fdhD gene encoding formate dehydrogenase accessory sulfurtransferase FdhD — MTAPADCSGACQPLHEPALAAVAVVRMLGEQAVPARDVLAVEEPLEIRLSYVRQGKRRARTIAITMRTPGNDRELAVGFLLTEGIIQSLHDVLVVHPCKRGNLVRVHLREDVAVDLGRLKRNFYTSSSCGVCGKTSVDAVRSCVVRTLPVGSPVVPAEIIHQLPHRLRSAQAVFDQTGGLHASALFTPGGDLLCLREDVGRHNALDKLIGSQLLTRKSLFSESILLVSGRASFELVQKAVMAGIPILAAVGAPSSLAVQLAAEHGQTLLGFVRQDRFNIYTGEQRIAQTLAPSLGGRSSC; from the coding sequence GTGACCGCACCTGCCGACTGCTCCGGAGCTTGCCAACCTCTGCATGAGCCTGCCCTGGCGGCTGTGGCCGTGGTGCGGATGCTGGGCGAACAGGCTGTGCCGGCGCGAGATGTCCTCGCAGTGGAAGAGCCGCTGGAAATTCGGCTCTCTTATGTTCGTCAAGGAAAACGTCGCGCGCGGACCATCGCGATCACGATGCGGACGCCGGGGAATGACCGCGAGCTTGCCGTCGGATTTCTGCTGACGGAGGGCATTATCCAGTCGCTGCATGACGTGCTGGTCGTGCATCCCTGCAAACGGGGGAATCTCGTTCGAGTCCATCTGCGAGAGGATGTCGCGGTCGATCTCGGGCGGCTTAAACGGAACTTCTATACCAGTTCGAGTTGCGGAGTCTGCGGCAAGACGTCGGTGGATGCCGTGCGGAGCTGCGTGGTCCGCACGTTGCCGGTCGGCAGTCCTGTCGTCCCGGCGGAAATCATCCATCAGCTCCCGCACCGACTGCGATCAGCGCAGGCGGTCTTCGATCAAACTGGCGGGCTGCATGCCTCTGCGTTGTTCACTCCTGGCGGAGACTTGCTGTGCCTGCGGGAAGACGTTGGCCGGCACAATGCGCTCGACAAACTGATCGGCTCGCAATTGCTCACGCGCAAGAGCCTGTTTTCGGAATCGATCTTGCTAGTGAGCGGTCGGGCGAGCTTCGAACTCGTCCAAAAAGCGGTCATGGCAGGGATTCCCATCCTCGCAGCGGTAGGAGCGCCCTCCAGTCTCGCGGTGCAACTGGCCGCAGAGCACGGGCAGACCCTGCTCGGATTTGTGCGACAGGACCGATTCAATATCTACACCGGTGAACAGCGCATCGCGCAGACGCTGGCGCCGAGTTTGGGAGGGCGAAGCTCCTGCTGA
- a CDS encoding CinA family nicotinamide mononucleotide deamidase-related protein → MQAEIIAIGTEITSGAKLDTNSQWLSLQLAEIGISTVFHTTVADSLQANVDVLRIARDRADVVLITGGLGPTLDDLTREAMAAMAGVELVLHQPSLDLIEKFFRSRGREMPARNRIQAMFPAGSTPLVNPIGTAPGVWQEATRADGKTCVLAAMPGVPSEMKKMFFEQVRPRLQGDGLIIRRARINCYGLGESQAEEMLGDLTARGHDPEIGITAHEATITLRIIAEGRTEAECQEKIAMAAAAIRERLGEYVFGIEDEELEHIVVRDLTAAGQTFATIECATGGLLAQRIAHVQGAGVCYRGGIVLPRLGGEFEAVAQRVREESHADWILVVGPETSTVDSDRHTLSDIPLALYGDTALAIRIDLKWSGNPAITKSRACKSALDLLRRRLAHTAFNEG, encoded by the coding sequence ATGCAAGCGGAAATTATTGCGATTGGGACGGAGATCACTTCCGGGGCGAAGCTCGATACCAATAGTCAGTGGTTGAGTCTGCAGCTGGCAGAGATCGGGATCTCGACTGTGTTTCATACGACCGTTGCCGACAGTCTGCAGGCGAATGTCGACGTGCTGAGAATTGCCCGCGACCGCGCTGATGTCGTACTGATCACCGGCGGGCTGGGGCCGACTCTGGATGATCTCACCCGTGAAGCGATGGCCGCGATGGCCGGAGTCGAGCTGGTGCTGCACCAACCGTCGCTGGATCTGATTGAGAAGTTCTTTCGCAGCCGGGGACGGGAAATGCCGGCCCGGAATCGGATTCAGGCGATGTTCCCCGCCGGGTCGACTCCGCTGGTCAATCCGATCGGCACGGCGCCCGGCGTCTGGCAGGAAGCGACTCGTGCTGACGGCAAGACCTGCGTCCTTGCAGCGATGCCGGGCGTCCCCAGTGAAATGAAGAAGATGTTCTTCGAACAGGTGCGTCCCCGACTGCAAGGGGACGGTCTCATCATCCGACGTGCCCGCATCAACTGTTACGGTCTTGGAGAATCGCAGGCGGAAGAGATGCTGGGAGATCTCACCGCCAGGGGGCACGATCCCGAGATCGGCATCACTGCCCATGAAGCGACGATTACGCTGCGGATCATTGCCGAAGGCCGGACCGAGGCGGAATGCCAGGAGAAGATCGCCATGGCGGCTGCAGCCATTCGCGAACGACTGGGAGAGTATGTGTTCGGCATTGAGGATGAGGAACTCGAGCACATCGTGGTCCGTGACCTGACTGCCGCCGGGCAGACCTTCGCCACGATCGAATGCGCCACCGGAGGGCTGCTTGCCCAGCGGATCGCGCACGTTCAAGGCGCAGGTGTCTGCTATCGAGGCGGGATCGTGTTGCCGCGACTGGGAGGGGAATTCGAGGCCGTCGCGCAACGGGTGCGTGAAGAATCCCATGCCGACTGGATCCTCGTTGTCGGACCAGAAACTTCTACCGTCGACTCTGACCGGCACACGTTGTCGGACATCCCGCTGGCGCTGTATGGCGATACGGCGCTGGCGATTCGCATCGATCTGAAATGGTCAGGCAACCCGGCGATCACGAAGAGCCGTGCCTGCAAAAGTGCCTTAGATCTCTTGCGTCGCCGATTGGCCCACACGGCATTCAACGAAGGATGA